One Lentibacillus cibarius DNA window includes the following coding sequences:
- a CDS encoding ABC transporter permease: MIRNIRTAYLMLSPTVFWFLFFLIIPVSMIAVISFATNIGFGDILYDFNIEAYQSAFSSLYAKAILQSLWWSIIATVLCGIIAYPFAYFIANAGKWKNFLLLLVMVPFWTNLLIRLYSWIVLMNNQGVINNILLKTGIIDEPIKMLYTPFAVIVGLVYGFLPFMILPIYASIEQLNKTYLEAAEDLGANPIKTFFAVTLPLTFPGVLSGAIMTFVPAISVFVVTDLLTGGRLLMIGNVIRDAFLVEMNWPLGSAISLLLMILVLLSMITLMKFTSSDDESSLL, from the coding sequence ATGATTCGAAATATAAGAACAGCATATTTGATGCTCTCTCCAACTGTATTTTGGTTTCTATTTTTTCTGATCATTCCTGTTAGCATGATAGCTGTCATTAGTTTCGCAACGAATATTGGGTTTGGTGACATCCTGTATGATTTCAATATTGAGGCGTATCAATCAGCATTTAGTTCTTTATATGCAAAAGCAATCTTGCAATCACTTTGGTGGTCAATTATAGCAACAGTTCTTTGTGGAATTATCGCTTACCCTTTTGCTTACTTTATCGCAAATGCTGGAAAGTGGAAAAATTTCCTTCTTTTATTAGTGATGGTCCCTTTTTGGACAAATCTTTTAATTCGACTTTATTCCTGGATTGTTTTAATGAATAATCAGGGGGTTATTAATAACATACTTCTCAAAACAGGAATTATTGATGAGCCAATTAAGATGCTTTATACACCATTTGCAGTTATTGTAGGGCTGGTATACGGTTTCTTGCCCTTTATGATTCTTCCAATCTATGCATCAATTGAGCAGTTAAATAAAACTTATTTAGAAGCTGCAGAGGACCTAGGAGCGAACCCCATTAAAACATTTTTCGCAGTAACTTTACCACTTACGTTTCCGGGGGTACTTTCAGGTGCAATCATGACATTTGTACCAGCTATCAGTGTTTTTGTTGTAACTGATTTACTTACGGGAGGACGCCTCCTAATGATTGGAAATGTAATTCGTGATGCGTTTTTGGTAGAGATGAATTGGCCATTGGGGTCGGCAATTTCTCTATTACTAATGATTTTGGTTTTACTATCGATGATAACGCTGATGAAGTTTACATCGTCTGATGATGAAAGTTCCTTATTATAA
- a CDS encoding NAD(P)/FAD-dependent oxidoreductase, protein MDLLSMWEGTANKNVNRVQIEGEQSCDVVIIGGGFTGLSTAYHLEEKSCSTIVLEKGKVGSGASGRNGGEVLTGYLGSMEYWAKKKGLQAAKQMWQLSLDSIDLIEDIITKNSISCDFERNGEFVAAYKPSHLEAMKKDQEFMANKLNYHEMDIIEKNEMKRELETTFYSGGCIDYNSAHFHPLNYTLGLAEAAEKLGAKIYERSEAVHIKRNSKNNFIVHTEKGKVIADKLVIATNAYSGDLNKKIKKAVVPVESIMIATEPLSEPTVKNLIKNNRAVSDTKNLLYYFRRTGDNRLAFGGSGRASSKRDQNQIYENLLDGMLCVFPQLKGARIEYRWGGKVGFTKNMLPYVGKMKEGIHFAFGYGGHGAAMSSLLGKTMAEDIFEEGNPNNPLRVKNLKSIPFHNQHAKAVGFMKFYKQFQDRFLN, encoded by the coding sequence ATGGATCTCTTATCAATGTGGGAAGGTACGGCGAATAAAAATGTGAATCGAGTACAGATAGAAGGAGAGCAAAGCTGTGATGTTGTTATTATCGGTGGTGGATTTACAGGACTCTCCACAGCTTATCATTTAGAAGAAAAATCCTGCAGCACAATAGTTTTAGAGAAAGGGAAAGTTGGTAGTGGGGCAAGTGGTAGAAACGGAGGCGAAGTACTGACAGGTTATCTCGGTTCGATGGAATACTGGGCAAAGAAAAAAGGTTTGCAAGCAGCAAAACAAATGTGGCAACTTTCCTTGGATTCCATTGATTTAATTGAAGATATTATTACTAAAAACTCTATATCTTGTGACTTTGAACGTAATGGTGAATTTGTTGCGGCCTATAAACCATCTCATCTGGAAGCGATGAAAAAGGATCAGGAATTTATGGCTAACAAACTGAATTATCATGAAATGGATATCATAGAAAAGAATGAAATGAAAAGAGAATTAGAAACCACATTTTATTCTGGGGGGTGTATAGATTACAATAGTGCCCATTTTCATCCGCTAAACTACACATTGGGTCTGGCTGAGGCTGCTGAGAAACTTGGTGCGAAAATATACGAACGATCGGAAGCTGTTCATATAAAACGAAACTCCAAAAACAATTTCATTGTACACACCGAAAAAGGCAAAGTTATTGCCGATAAGCTAGTTATAGCAACAAATGCTTATTCTGGTGATTTAAACAAAAAAATTAAAAAGGCAGTGGTTCCGGTTGAAAGTATTATGATTGCCACAGAGCCACTTTCAGAACCTACAGTGAAAAATTTAATAAAAAATAATCGTGCGGTATCTGACACTAAAAATCTTCTTTACTATTTTAGAAGGACTGGTGACAATCGTCTAGCATTTGGTGGCTCGGGAAGAGCATCAAGCAAACGTGATCAGAATCAAATCTATGAAAATCTTCTTGATGGAATGTTATGTGTTTTTCCACAGTTAAAAGGAGCGCGTATCGAGTATCGATGGGGAGGCAAAGTAGGATTTACGAAGAATATGCTTCCTTATGTTGGTAAGATGAAAGAAGGCATCCATTTTGCGTTTGGTTACGGCGGGCATGGTGCTGCGATGTCGTCACTACTGGGGAAGACAATGGCAGAAGATATTTTTGAAGAAGGAAATCCGAACAATCCTCTACGTGTAAAAAATTTAAAGTCCATTCCATTTCATAATCAGCATGCTAAAGCGGTCGGATTCATGAAGTTTTACAAACAGTTTCAGGATCGATTTTTAAATTAA
- a CDS encoding bifunctional GNAT family N-acetyltransferase/carbon-nitrogen hydrolase family protein has translation MTEIDISNFENEIVIRKIQEEDIDEIVQIAQLGFENADIAFERKHYESHINIFPEGQVCVLYNGKIIGSSSSLIVNYDEYGDEHSIDDISGNGYITNHNPNGKNLYGIDVVVHPDFRHLKIGRRLYEERRKLCKKYNLESIIFGGRIPNYHKYADKLTAEEYVEQVKSQNIYDPVLIFQLMNGFEIRGVKANYLLEDEASLKYATLLEWKNVDYIPEDRENIQPSRPIRVSMVQYGLKNINNFESFASRCEYFINLASKRRSNFAVFPEALTLQLLSFIDERVPSRQIRSLMDYTDEYLKLFSNLAVRYSINIIAGSHFVKENGFMYNVSFLFHRNGKIDRQYKLHITPDERKWWGIKPGSKLEVFETDCGKIAILLGYDILFPELARKAIDNGADILMTPYTVEDQQGYTRIRNCAQARAIENQVYTVITGMTGHLPQVHRMNAQYSCSAIFSPSDINFANNGVSVEADSNVEMTVHGDMNLELIRRNREVGTVTPVKDRRLNVY, from the coding sequence ATGACGGAAATAGATATTTCCAATTTTGAGAATGAAATTGTTATTCGAAAGATACAAGAAGAGGATATTGATGAAATTGTACAAATTGCGCAATTGGGATTCGAAAATGCTGACATAGCATTTGAAAGAAAACACTATGAAAGCCATATTAACATTTTTCCTGAAGGGCAAGTTTGTGTCTTATATAACGGAAAAATTATTGGATCGAGTTCTAGTCTTATTGTGAATTACGATGAATATGGTGACGAACACTCAATAGATGACATTTCTGGGAACGGATACATTACGAATCACAATCCTAACGGTAAAAATCTGTATGGAATTGACGTGGTGGTACATCCTGATTTTAGGCATTTAAAAATTGGAAGGCGTCTCTATGAAGAACGTAGAAAACTATGCAAAAAATATAATCTGGAAAGTATTATATTTGGAGGGCGAATTCCTAACTATCATAAATATGCAGATAAGTTAACTGCGGAAGAATATGTAGAGCAAGTGAAATCTCAAAATATTTATGACCCTGTGTTAATCTTTCAATTAATGAATGGTTTTGAGATTAGAGGAGTGAAAGCGAATTACTTATTGGAGGATGAAGCATCTTTAAAGTATGCAACGTTGCTTGAATGGAAGAACGTGGATTATATTCCGGAAGATCGTGAAAATATACAGCCGTCAAGACCGATAAGAGTCTCAATGGTTCAGTATGGATTAAAGAACATAAATAACTTTGAATCATTTGCTTCTCGGTGTGAATATTTTATTAACCTTGCATCTAAACGACGTTCAAACTTTGCAGTATTCCCGGAAGCTTTGACACTGCAGTTGTTGTCTTTTATAGATGAAAGAGTCCCAAGCAGACAAATTCGGTCACTAATGGATTATACAGATGAATATTTGAAGCTTTTTTCTAATTTAGCTGTACGTTACAGCATAAATATTATTGCGGGTTCACATTTTGTAAAAGAAAACGGCTTTATGTATAATGTGTCTTTCTTATTTCATCGCAATGGAAAAATTGATAGACAATACAAACTGCATATCACTCCAGACGAACGAAAATGGTGGGGAATTAAACCTGGTAGTAAATTAGAAGTATTTGAAACAGATTGCGGTAAAATTGCTATCCTTTTAGGGTATGACATTCTTTTTCCTGAATTGGCAAGAAAAGCGATTGATAATGGAGCAGACATTTTGATGACACCATACACGGTTGAAGACCAGCAAGGGTACACACGTATTCGCAACTGTGCACAGGCACGGGCTATTGAAAATCAGGTTTATACTGTTATTACCGGAATGACGGGCCATTTACCTCAAGTACATCGCATGAACGCTCAATATTCATGTTCGGCTATTTTTTCACCATCTGATATAAACTTCGCAAATAATGGGGTGTCCGTTGAAGCAGATTCGAATGTGGAAATGACGGTACATGGGGATATGAATTTAGAACTTATCAGGCGTAATCGTGAAGTTGGTACAGTTACGCCTGTGAAAGATAGACGCTTGAATGTTTATTAA